From the genome of Ziziphus jujuba cultivar Dongzao chromosome 6, ASM3175591v1, one region includes:
- the LOC107426131 gene encoding kiwellin-1 has protein sequence MKNQISSAIVFLLFLVFTNYWLSIEAQTCKPSGKIKGKNPPPNQCNQENYSDCCQDGKTYPTYKCSPKVIGHTKATLTLNSFEKGGDGGAPSECDKKYHSDNTPVVALSTGWFNNMKRCLQNITISGNGRSVNAMVVDECDSTMGCDADHDYQPPCLNNIVDASKAVWKALQVPENDWGELDIYWRDA, from the coding sequence ATGAAGAACCAAATTTCTTCAGCTATTGTTTTCCTCCTCTTCCTTGTTTTCACAAACTATTGGCTAAGCATTGAAGCCCAAACCTGCAAACCCAGTGGTAAAATCAAAGGCAAAAATCCACCACCAAATCAATGTAATCAAGAGAACTACTCTGATTGCTGCCAAGATGGCAAAACCTACCCAACCTACAAGTGCTCACCAAAAGTTATTGGCCACACAAAGGCAACCTTGACATTGAACAGTTTTGAGAAAGGTGGAGATGGCGGGGCCCCATCTGAATGTGACAAAAAGTACCACTCGGACAACACCCCAGTGGTTGCGCTCTCCACAGGTTGGTTCAACAACATGAAGAGGTGCCTTCAGAACATTACCATTTCTGGCAATGGCCGGAGCGTCAACGCCATGGTCGTCGACGAGTGTGACTCCACCATGGGGTGTGATGCTGATCATGATTACCAGCCACCTTGTCTTAACAACATTGTTGATGCTTCTAAAGCTGTTTGGAAGGCCTTGCAAGTCCCTGAAAATGATTGGGGTGAATTAGATATCTATTGGAGAGATGCTTGA